One genomic window of Devosia salina includes the following:
- a CDS encoding MFS transporter, translated as MSLPLFALFLAAFAFGTAEFVIAGVLPDVALGLGVSIPVAGYLVSGYAIGIALGGPLLAVLTKKMNRKLLVLLLGIGFTFGQALCAIAPNFELLLAARIFVSILHGTYFGIAFVIATSIVPADRRGLAMALILSGLTVSNVLGVPGGTAIGTALGWRATFWAVGLLGLIAALVIAAVLPRHAGASASQGSFRREFSALGRQQVFLGFAIAILVMIGQYSLFTYIAPLLLTVTGLETGAVPVVLLLYGVGATIGVFVGGRLADWRLMPSLIAILCIQAMLFGGLYLLAPYPIPMSIAIGLWGGATFAFGSPLQSRMLLWAADAPNLTSALIPAGFNFGIAVGAVLGAAMIDAGLGYRTLPLIGAVALILAAAIAAGSGLWERRARMAPPLPAGVAAQ; from the coding sequence ATGTCCCTGCCCCTGTTCGCCCTCTTCCTGGCCGCTTTTGCCTTCGGCACAGCCGAATTCGTCATTGCCGGCGTCTTGCCCGATGTCGCGCTGGGGCTCGGCGTCTCCATTCCGGTCGCCGGCTATCTGGTGTCGGGCTATGCAATCGGCATTGCGCTGGGCGGCCCGCTGCTGGCCGTGCTGACAAAGAAGATGAACCGCAAGCTGCTCGTTCTGCTGCTCGGCATCGGCTTCACCTTCGGTCAGGCCCTGTGTGCCATTGCGCCGAATTTCGAGCTGCTGCTGGCCGCCCGCATCTTTGTCTCGATCCTGCACGGCACCTATTTCGGCATCGCCTTCGTCATTGCCACCAGCATTGTCCCTGCCGACCGGCGCGGCCTTGCCATGGCGCTGATCCTGTCGGGCCTGACCGTCTCCAACGTGCTCGGGGTGCCCGGCGGCACGGCCATCGGCACGGCTTTGGGCTGGCGCGCCACCTTCTGGGCCGTTGGCCTTCTGGGGCTGATTGCCGCGCTGGTGATCGCGGCCGTGCTGCCGCGCCACGCCGGCGCCTCGGCCAGTCAGGGCAGTTTCCGGCGCGAATTCTCGGCTTTGGGGCGCCAGCAGGTCTTTCTCGGCTTCGCCATCGCCATTCTGGTCATGATCGGGCAATACAGCCTCTTCACCTATATCGCGCCGCTGCTGCTCACCGTCACCGGGCTCGAAACCGGAGCCGTACCCGTCGTCCTGCTCCTCTATGGCGTGGGCGCCACCATCGGCGTCTTCGTCGGCGGCCGGCTGGCCGACTGGCGACTGATGCCGTCGCTGATCGCCATTCTCTGCATCCAGGCAATGCTGTTTGGCGGACTCTATCTCCTTGCCCCCTACCCGATCCCGATGTCCATCGCGATTGGCCTCTGGGGTGGCGCAACCTTTGCCTTCGGCTCTCCACTGCAGTCGCGCATGCTGCTCTGGGCCGCCGACGCCCCCAACCTGACATCGGCACTCATCCCGGCAGGGTTCAACTTCGGCATTGCCGTGGGCGCCGTGCTCGGAGCCGCCATGATCGATGCCGGCCTGGGCTATCGCACCCTGCCGCTGATCGGGGCTGTAGCACTGATCCTCGCTGCCGCCATCGCGGCCGGATCCGGCCTTTGGGAGCGTCGTGCCCGGATGGCCCCGCCACTGCCGGCAGGGGTTGCCGCACAATAG
- a CDS encoding sensor domain-containing diguanylate cyclase, with protein MIDNASLLIGIAFSGASLVLALLIGWLNARTETYLIHGALGIGLIVMALTALGLRNGSYALANQLVPFSVMLAGFAFILSGSRLFNGRSPLQALWVAMAAIPLTALPLILGLSGTGTIMLNLGAAVFMLLCGWEYWRSRAELRMAMLANATLYSLVSASFLACAVVLLVQREWVIDGPPDNLAEDINSILSLVGLTGIGAITLTMHHARAARRHHLEANTDALTGVLNRRALFQRFGEDDPATGLAVIMFDLDYFKQINDSQGHAQGDLVLQQFADVLRQELRHSDVIARLGGEEFCAILPGRDRDAARSLAERVRQAFARLQLPIDGKGQVATVSAGMATGGVQETFSSVLSRADAALYKAKEAGRNRVHVAPFRLVA; from the coding sequence ATGATCGACAACGCGTCGCTGCTCATCGGCATCGCCTTTTCCGGCGCCTCCCTGGTATTGGCGCTCCTGATAGGCTGGCTGAATGCCCGCACCGAGACCTATCTGATCCATGGCGCCCTCGGCATTGGCCTCATCGTCATGGCGCTGACCGCGCTTGGCCTGCGCAATGGCAGCTATGCCCTCGCCAACCAGCTGGTTCCCTTTTCGGTCATGCTGGCCGGCTTCGCATTCATCCTCTCCGGGTCGCGCCTGTTCAACGGCAGGTCCCCGCTTCAGGCCCTCTGGGTGGCAATGGCGGCTATCCCCCTGACCGCGCTGCCACTGATTCTCGGCCTCTCGGGCACCGGCACCATCATGCTCAATCTGGGCGCAGCAGTGTTCATGCTGCTGTGCGGGTGGGAATACTGGCGGTCCCGCGCCGAATTGCGCATGGCCATGCTCGCCAACGCCACGCTCTACAGCTTGGTATCTGCCTCCTTCCTGGCCTGCGCCGTGGTGCTTCTGGTTCAGCGCGAATGGGTCATCGACGGACCGCCTGACAACCTGGCCGAAGACATTAACTCCATCCTGTCCCTGGTCGGGCTCACCGGCATCGGCGCCATCACCCTGACCATGCATCACGCCCGCGCCGCCCGCCGCCATCACCTGGAAGCCAATACCGATGCCCTGACCGGGGTGCTCAACCGGCGCGCCTTGTTCCAGCGCTTCGGCGAAGACGATCCCGCCACCGGCCTGGCCGTGATCATGTTCGACCTGGATTATTTCAAGCAGATCAACGACAGCCAGGGACACGCCCAGGGCGACCTGGTGCTGCAGCAATTCGCCGATGTGCTGCGCCAGGAACTCCGTCACAGCGACGTCATTGCCCGGCTGGGCGGCGAGGAATTCTGCGCCATTCTCCCCGGCCGCGACCGGGACGCAGCCAGGTCCCTTGCCGAGAGGGTTCGCCAGGCCTTTGCCCGCCTGCAGCTGCCCATCGACGGCAAGGGGCAAGTCGCCACCGTCAGCGCTGGCATGGCGACCGGCGGCGTCCAGGAAACCTTCTCATCGGTCCTCAGCCGCGCCGATGCGGCCCTCTACAAGGCCAAGGAGGCCGGGCGCAACCGCGTCCATGTCGCGCCCTTCCGTCTGGTTGCCTGA
- a CDS encoding GatB/YqeY domain-containing protein, with amino-acid sequence MREDISEGLKLALKARDQRRTATLRSINSAIKDRDIANRGEGKGPATNDEILAMIQKMVKQREESFAIYAQAGRADLATVEKEEIDILNEFLPKGLSDEEVAAAIAASITATGAEGPKDMGKVIAQLKADYPGRIDFGKASGQVRAALSA; translated from the coding sequence ATGCGCGAAGACATCAGCGAAGGCCTCAAACTGGCGCTCAAGGCCCGTGACCAGCGGCGCACCGCGACGTTGCGATCGATCAATTCGGCGATCAAGGACCGCGATATCGCCAATCGCGGCGAGGGCAAGGGCCCGGCCACCAATGACGAAATCCTGGCCATGATCCAGAAGATGGTGAAGCAGCGCGAAGAGAGTTTCGCCATCTATGCCCAGGCAGGCCGAGCGGACCTGGCGACCGTGGAAAAGGAAGAGATCGACATCCTCAACGAGTTCCTGCCCAAGGGCCTGAGCGATGAAGAGGTCGCGGCGGCCATCGCAGCGTCGATCACGGCCACTGGCGCGGAGGGGCCCAAGGACATGGGCAAGGTCATTGCCCAGCTCAAGGCCGACTATCCGGGGCGAATCGATTTCGGCAAGGCCAGCGGCCAGGTGCGCGCGGCGCTCAGCGCCTGA
- the carA gene encoding glutamine-hydrolyzing carbamoyl-phosphate synthase small subunit → MTGWQQTPATAVLILADGTRLEGHGLGAVGHAAGEVCFNTAMTGYQEVLTDPSYAGQIITFTFPHIGNVGTNDEDIETVNMAALSGVRGVVLKADITNPSNYRAAEKLDAWLKKRNIVGIAGIDTRALTARIRENGMPNGVIAHEPTGVFDEGSIMAELKAFPGLEGLDLAKEVTTAQTYHWDQTSWQWNKGYGTLENPEFHVVAIDYGAKRNILRCLADQGAKVTVVPATASAADVLAHNPDAIFLSNGPGDPAATGKYAVPTIQKLMETGKPMFGICLGHQLMGLALGGTTSKMHQGHHGANHPVKDLTTGKVEITSMNHGFAVDAESLPAGVTQTHVSLFDGSNAGLAVDGKPIFSVQYHPEASPGPKDSHYLFTRFLNLVRKQKGQAEKPEYVAPGAAA, encoded by the coding sequence GTGACCGGCTGGCAACAGACCCCCGCGACCGCAGTTCTGATCCTGGCAGATGGCACGCGCCTGGAGGGCCATGGGCTTGGCGCGGTTGGCCACGCCGCCGGCGAGGTTTGCTTCAACACCGCCATGACCGGCTACCAGGAAGTGCTGACCGATCCGTCCTATGCCGGGCAGATCATCACCTTCACCTTCCCCCATATCGGCAATGTCGGCACCAATGACGAGGACATCGAGACGGTGAACATGGCCGCCCTCTCGGGCGTCCGCGGCGTCGTGCTCAAGGCCGACATCACCAACCCGTCCAATTACCGCGCCGCCGAAAAGCTCGATGCCTGGCTCAAGAAGCGCAACATCGTGGGCATTGCCGGCATCGACACCCGCGCCCTGACCGCCCGCATCCGCGAAAACGGCATGCCCAATGGCGTCATCGCCCATGAACCGACCGGCGTCTTCGACGAAGGCTCGATCATGGCCGAGCTCAAGGCCTTCCCCGGGCTCGAAGGTCTCGACCTCGCCAAGGAAGTCACCACCGCCCAGACCTATCACTGGGATCAGACGAGCTGGCAGTGGAACAAGGGCTACGGCACGCTCGAAAATCCCGAATTCCACGTGGTCGCCATCGACTACGGCGCCAAGCGCAATATCCTGCGCTGCCTCGCCGATCAGGGTGCCAAGGTGACCGTCGTGCCCGCCACCGCCTCGGCCGCCGATGTGCTGGCGCACAACCCCGACGCCATCTTCCTGTCCAATGGCCCCGGCGATCCGGCCGCCACCGGCAAATATGCCGTTCCCACCATCCAGAAGCTGATGGAAACCGGCAAGCCCATGTTCGGCATCTGCCTGGGGCACCAGTTGATGGGTCTGGCCCTTGGCGGCACCACCTCCAAGATGCACCAGGGCCATCACGGCGCCAATCACCCGGTCAAGGACCTGACCACGGGCAAGGTCGAGATTACCTCGATGAACCACGGCTTTGCCGTGGACGCCGAAAGCCTGCCCGCCGGCGTCACCCAGACCCATGTCTCGCTGTTCGACGGTTCCAATGCGGGTCTGGCGGTCGATGGCAAGCCGATCTTTTCGGTGCAGTACCATCCGGAGGCCAGCCCCGGCCCCAAGGACAGCCATTACCTCTTTACGCGCTTCCTCAATCTGGTGCGCAAGCAGAAGGGGCAGGCCGAAAAGCCCGAATATGTCGCCCCCGGCGCCGCCGCCTGA
- a CDS encoding cupin domain-containing protein → MPGNISAISLEHFADDGSIPNNVLPVVIYRQAIAGEEVSAEAMEALFDGNGWPSAWRWGVYDYHHYHSNTHECLGVVQGTARLQLGGPQGRVFEVGAGDVIVLPAGTGHKNVGSSPDFLVVGAYPPGCSPDQMRGEAGERPGADKRIAQVPLPKTDPVGGQGGPVIEKWG, encoded by the coding sequence ATGCCCGGAAATATCAGCGCCATTTCGCTCGAGCACTTTGCCGATGATGGCAGCATTCCGAACAATGTGCTGCCCGTCGTGATCTATCGGCAGGCGATTGCGGGCGAAGAGGTTTCGGCGGAGGCAATGGAGGCGCTGTTTGACGGCAATGGCTGGCCGAGCGCCTGGCGCTGGGGCGTTTATGACTATCACCACTATCATTCCAACACGCATGAGTGCCTGGGCGTGGTCCAGGGGACGGCGCGGCTGCAACTGGGCGGGCCGCAGGGGCGCGTGTTCGAGGTCGGCGCGGGCGATGTGATCGTCCTGCCGGCTGGCACTGGTCACAAGAATGTGGGCTCCAGCCCCGACTTCCTGGTGGTGGGCGCCTATCCACCCGGCTGCAGTCCGGACCAGATGCGGGGCGAGGCGGGCGAGCGGCCCGGGGCCGACAAGCGCATCGCGCAGGTGCCATTGCCCAAGACCGATCCTGTCGGCGGACAGGGCGGGCCGGTCATCGAGAAGTGGGGATAA
- a CDS encoding glycosyltransferase family 32 protein, giving the protein MIPKLLHFTWKSEQLPRQMQAYYDAWRRLHPDWDIRLWTDESMRAFVASTYPEFLATYDGYPKMIQRADAFRYLVLGALGGVYADLDVEPLQSIERLLAYPCFLGIEPLEHIFPDRHHQGVPFLLTNAFMGSVPGHRLWREIISRLPSLADQETFYSTGPSMVTASVLRLKQEDRPTLLSPLVWSPLLADGRRTQRDAEAIAMLEPIGTVVPASGGTLVSHVWMTTWVPWHKRSNRMVDILQLPTLAKWAWRRLRNPSFANVVIPDPIRPYTDQIVVPASERPPIQVAVRIGEGGLAPELARALAGLDYPRDRLTVTIHGPAGMERDAISAVLGGAGVEARIVDHAVTANAVRDNGILDGMMPEAEHVLLVDGAVRSIPADALQRMLGTGRPVVAANVIDAAGAPADDQLFRYEKGAPFKVLYKDGGRDGVVRRDKGFRTQLTDQRTFVLLPLDGVGESFVLIARPVVEAGVRFGVTPYKLHLGAEAFGIMARDRGFEVCGLTDLEVVRTSPEAAGG; this is encoded by the coding sequence ATGATCCCCAAGCTTCTCCATTTCACCTGGAAATCCGAACAGCTCCCCCGCCAGATGCAGGCCTATTACGACGCCTGGCGGCGGCTGCACCCGGATTGGGACATCCGTTTGTGGACGGATGAGAGCATGCGGGCTTTCGTCGCCAGCACCTATCCGGAATTCCTCGCCACCTATGACGGCTATCCCAAGATGATCCAGCGGGCGGATGCCTTCCGCTATCTGGTGCTGGGGGCGCTGGGCGGGGTCTATGCCGATCTCGACGTGGAGCCGCTGCAGTCCATCGAGAGACTGCTGGCCTATCCGTGCTTTCTCGGCATCGAGCCGCTGGAGCATATCTTTCCGGACCGCCACCACCAGGGCGTGCCATTCCTCCTGACCAATGCCTTCATGGGCTCGGTGCCCGGGCATCGGCTGTGGCGTGAGATCATCTCGCGACTGCCGAGTCTTGCCGACCAGGAGACCTTCTATTCCACCGGCCCATCCATGGTGACGGCGTCGGTGTTGCGGTTGAAGCAGGAGGACCGGCCAACGCTGCTGTCACCGCTTGTCTGGTCGCCTTTGCTGGCGGACGGGCGCAGGACGCAGCGCGATGCCGAAGCGATCGCGATGCTCGAGCCGATCGGGACCGTGGTCCCCGCCAGCGGCGGCACGCTGGTGTCGCATGTGTGGATGACGACCTGGGTGCCCTGGCACAAGCGCAGCAATCGTATGGTGGACATCCTGCAATTGCCCACATTGGCCAAGTGGGCGTGGCGCCGCCTGCGCAATCCGTCGTTTGCCAATGTCGTCATTCCCGACCCCATCCGCCCCTATACGGACCAGATCGTGGTGCCTGCATCGGAACGGCCACCTATCCAGGTGGCGGTTCGGATTGGAGAGGGTGGTCTTGCGCCGGAACTGGCGCGGGCCCTTGCGGGGCTGGACTATCCGCGGGATCGGCTGACGGTGACAATTCACGGTCCGGCCGGGATGGAGCGGGACGCGATCTCGGCAGTGCTGGGGGGCGCCGGTGTCGAGGCCAGAATTGTGGACCATGCGGTGACCGCCAACGCCGTGCGGGACAATGGTATTCTGGACGGGATGATGCCCGAGGCGGAGCATGTGCTGCTGGTGGATGGCGCGGTGCGGTCCATTCCCGCAGACGCTCTGCAGCGGATGCTGGGGACGGGACGGCCGGTGGTGGCCGCCAATGTGATCGATGCGGCTGGTGCGCCCGCCGACGACCAATTGTTCCGCTACGAGAAAGGTGCGCCGTTCAAGGTGCTTTACAAGGATGGCGGTCGGGACGGCGTGGTGCGGCGTGACAAAGGCTTCCGGACACAGCTCACCGACCAGAGGACCTTCGTGCTGCTGCCGCTCGATGGCGTGGGTGAGAGCTTCGTGCTGATTGCCCGGCCGGTTGTCGAGGCGGGCGTACGCTTTGGCGTGACGCCATACAAACTCCATCTCGGCGCCGAGGCCTTCGGGATCATGGCGCGGGACCGAGGCTTTGAAGTGTGCGGCCTGACCGACCTTGAGGTGGTTCGGACGTCCCCGGAGGCCGCCGGCGGGTAG
- a CDS encoding neutral zinc metallopeptidase — protein MKWQGRERSSNIEDRRGQRTGGLGGLGGLGGLGGNRGGFRIPTGGRGSRGGISSLIGIVVVLGIIWFATGQNPLDMLTGGSGVGPSSSATSTQLPAQGEDELADFVGVVVKETENLWNEQFAAIGEDYPEPKVVLFTDAVNTACGAADASTGPFYCPGDQKVYIDLSFYDQLHRQFGAPGDFAQAYVLAHEVGHHVQNLTGVLPDFNQRRQSMSQAEANAWSVRVELQADCYAGVWANYAGQENLLESGDVAEALNAAEQIGDDTLQKRMQGYAVPKTFNHGTSEQRRTWFERGYRSGNPGDCDTFSGSV, from the coding sequence ATGAAGTGGCAGGGTCGGGAGCGCAGCTCCAATATCGAGGATCGGCGCGGACAACGGACGGGCGGGCTCGGCGGCCTGGGTGGCCTTGGCGGGCTCGGGGGCAATCGCGGCGGCTTTCGCATTCCTACGGGCGGGCGTGGCTCGCGCGGCGGGATTTCGAGCCTGATCGGCATCGTGGTGGTGCTGGGCATCATCTGGTTCGCGACCGGCCAGAACCCGCTCGACATGCTCACCGGTGGCTCCGGCGTGGGGCCATCGTCGAGTGCGACATCGACGCAATTGCCGGCCCAGGGCGAGGACGAACTGGCCGATTTCGTCGGCGTGGTGGTCAAGGAAACAGAGAATCTCTGGAACGAGCAATTCGCAGCGATCGGGGAGGACTATCCGGAACCCAAGGTGGTGCTGTTCACCGATGCGGTGAATACCGCCTGCGGCGCGGCGGATGCCTCGACGGGGCCGTTCTACTGTCCGGGCGACCAGAAGGTCTATATCGACCTCAGCTTCTACGACCAGCTGCATCGGCAGTTCGGCGCGCCGGGCGATTTCGCGCAGGCCTACGTGCTGGCCCATGAAGTGGGCCACCATGTACAGAACCTGACCGGGGTGCTGCCCGATTTCAACCAGCGCCGCCAATCCATGAGCCAGGCGGAGGCCAATGCCTGGTCGGTGCGCGTGGAGTTGCAGGCCGACTGCTATGCGGGGGTCTGGGCCAACTATGCCGGGCAGGAGAACCTGCTCGAGAGCGGCGATGTCGCGGAGGCGCTCAACGCAGCCGAGCAGATCGGCGACGACACGTTGCAGAAGCGCATGCAGGGCTATGCGGTGCCCAAGACCTTCAACCACGGCACCTCGGAACAGCGCCGGACATGGTTCGAGCGCGGCTATCGCTCCGGCAATCCAGGAGATTGCGACACGTTTTCGGGCAGTGTCTGA
- a CDS encoding mannitol dehydrogenase family protein yields the protein MSSVRLSNKSLASVAKGTKVPGYDRSKVTPGIVHLGIGAFHRAHMAVYVDDLLAKDPSWGIVGASLRRPDTKEALEPQDGLYTIAVRDAEGTHPRVIGSILSVMDANSEREELLALMADPAIRIVSLTVTEKGYCHDPATGELDQKHPDIVHDLANPTTPKSAPGMLVEALARRKAAGVAPFTVMSCDNLPSNGETAKRIVTKFAALRDASLGAWVKDVAFPSTMVDRIVPSTTDADRAEVAGLIGAEDAWPIMTEPFTQWVIEDYFPGGRPAFETVGAQLVEDVEPFEHMKLRMLNGSHSTMAYTGYLGGYEYIAEVMGDPAYVKLIHGLMTEEAMPTLDMPGVDLGAYRDQLLERFRNPALKHRTWQIAMDGSQKLPQRLLGTIRDRLKAGQGIERLALGVAAWMRYVTGVAEDGSEIDVRDPHALKMHAIAADAGDDPEALFDGLVALSEVFGSDLAGNAVFRAAVIGHLESLFDEGARATVKKVAG from the coding sequence GTGAGCAGCGTACGCCTTAGCAACAAGAGTCTTGCCAGCGTCGCCAAGGGGACCAAGGTCCCCGGCTATGACCGGAGCAAGGTGACGCCGGGCATCGTGCATCTGGGGATCGGGGCGTTCCATCGCGCACATATGGCGGTCTATGTCGACGATCTGCTGGCCAAGGACCCAAGCTGGGGCATTGTGGGCGCCAGTCTGAGGCGTCCCGACACCAAGGAGGCGCTGGAGCCGCAGGACGGGCTCTACACCATTGCCGTGCGCGATGCGGAGGGGACGCATCCGCGGGTGATCGGGTCGATCCTGTCGGTCATGGATGCCAATAGCGAGCGCGAGGAGCTGCTGGCGCTGATGGCGGACCCGGCCATTCGCATTGTGTCGCTAACGGTGACGGAAAAGGGCTATTGCCACGATCCGGCCACGGGGGAACTGGACCAGAAGCACCCGGACATCGTCCATGACCTGGCCAATCCGACGACGCCGAAATCGGCGCCGGGCATGCTGGTCGAGGCGCTGGCGCGGCGCAAGGCGGCGGGCGTGGCGCCATTCACGGTGATGAGCTGCGACAACCTGCCGAGCAATGGCGAGACGGCCAAGCGGATCGTGACGAAATTTGCCGCGCTGCGGGATGCCAGCCTGGGCGCGTGGGTCAAGGATGTGGCTTTCCCCTCGACAATGGTGGACCGGATCGTACCCTCGACCACCGATGCCGACCGGGCGGAGGTGGCCGGGTTGATCGGGGCAGAGGATGCCTGGCCGATCATGACCGAGCCGTTTACCCAATGGGTGATCGAGGATTATTTCCCAGGTGGCCGGCCGGCGTTCGAAACGGTGGGGGCGCAACTGGTCGAGGATGTCGAGCCCTTCGAGCACATGAAGCTGAGGATGCTCAATGGCTCGCATTCGACCATGGCCTATACGGGCTATCTGGGCGGCTACGAATATATCGCCGAGGTGATGGGCGACCCGGCCTATGTGAAGCTGATCCACGGGTTGATGACCGAGGAGGCCATGCCGACGCTGGACATGCCGGGCGTCGACCTGGGCGCCTATCGCGACCAGTTGCTGGAGCGGTTCCGCAATCCGGCGCTGAAGCACCGGACCTGGCAGATTGCCATGGACGGGAGCCAGAAGCTGCCGCAGCGCCTGCTCGGCACGATCCGCGACAGGCTCAAGGCGGGGCAGGGGATCGAGCGGCTGGCGCTGGGGGTGGCGGCGTGGATGCGCTATGTGACCGGCGTGGCGGAGGACGGCAGCGAGATCGATGTGCGTGACCCGCATGCGCTCAAGATGCATGCCATTGCCGCCGATGCCGGTGACGACCCCGAGGCGCTGTTCGACGGGCTGGTGGCGCTGAGCGAGGTGTTTGGAAGTGACCTTGCCGGGAATGCGGTGTTCCGGGCGGCCGTGATCGGGCATCTGGAGAGCCTGTTCGACGAGGGTGCGCGGGCGACGGTGAAGAAGGTGGCGGGCTAG
- a CDS encoding sugar kinase produces the protein MTRRIVSIGECMIEMSGGEDRSYRLGYAGDTLNTAWYLRALLDKDWSVDYATALGEDRYSGDIRDFLDANGIGTGHIQTVHNRRPGLYLIHQEKGDRHFTYWRDTSAAKLLADDKPALARAVEGAELVYFSGITLAILAPRARGRLLGAIVKARDNGAKIAFDTNLRPALWSSPRVMAGVLTAAASLCDIVLPTHTDEAPLFGDKSIDDTADRYLELGVEEVVVKDGAKEALIATASERVRLAPPPGAKVVDATGAGDSFNGAYLSARLNGKSLREAAAAAHRTAGIVIGHKGALVDPKLVQ, from the coding sequence TTGACCAGGCGCATCGTCTCAATCGGGGAATGCATGATCGAGATGAGCGGCGGCGAAGACCGCTCCTATCGCCTCGGCTATGCCGGCGACACGCTCAACACCGCCTGGTACCTGCGGGCCCTGCTCGACAAGGACTGGTCGGTCGATTACGCCACTGCGCTCGGCGAAGACCGCTACTCCGGCGACATCCGGGACTTCCTGGATGCTAACGGGATCGGCACCGGCCATATTCAGACCGTTCATAATCGCCGTCCTGGCCTCTATTTGATCCACCAGGAAAAGGGTGACCGGCACTTCACCTATTGGCGCGACACCTCCGCCGCCAAGCTTCTCGCCGACGACAAGCCGGCGCTCGCCCGGGCCGTCGAGGGCGCAGAACTCGTTTATTTCTCGGGCATTACCCTCGCCATCCTCGCCCCCCGCGCCCGCGGTCGCCTGCTCGGCGCCATCGTCAAGGCGCGCGACAATGGCGCAAAGATCGCCTTCGACACGAACCTCCGCCCCGCCCTATGGTCCTCGCCCCGCGTCATGGCCGGCGTCCTCACCGCCGCCGCGAGCCTTTGCGACATCGTCCTGCCCACCCATACCGACGAGGCTCCCCTCTTCGGTGACAAGTCCATTGACGACACCGCAGATCGTTATCTCGAACTCGGCGTTGAGGAAGTCGTGGTCAAGGACGGCGCCAAGGAAGCCCTGATCGCCACCGCCAGCGAACGCGTGCGCCTCGCCCCGCCACCCGGAGCGAAAGTGGTGGACGCCACCGGCGCTGGCGACAGCTTCAACGGCGCCTATCTCTCGGCCCGCCTCAACGGCAAGTCCCTGCGCGAAGCCGCCGCGGCCGCCCATCGCACCGCCGGCATCGTCATCGGCCACAAGGGCGCATTGGTCGATCCAAAGCTGGTGCAGTAG
- a CDS encoding endonuclease domain-containing protein, with protein MRAPDFIRERAKSLRRSMTGPERTLWALLRRDQLNLHFRRQHPIGPFILDFYCAKAKLCVEIDGPVHMEQAEYDQRWTEWLEREGIRVLRFTAEDVERRPAVVVAGIVRAAPPSTA; from the coding sequence TTGCGGGCACCAGACTTTATCCGGGAGCGTGCCAAGTCTCTGCGGCGGTCGATGACAGGCCCGGAACGGACCCTATGGGCGTTGCTTCGACGGGATCAGCTCAACCTGCACTTTAGGCGGCAGCACCCGATTGGGCCGTTCATCCTCGACTTCTATTGCGCGAAGGCGAAGCTTTGTGTCGAGATTGATGGTCCGGTGCATATGGAACAGGCAGAATATGACCAGCGCTGGACTGAATGGCTCGAGCGAGAGGGCATTCGTGTTCTGAGGTTTACTGCGGAGGATGTGGAGCGTCGGCCTGCGGTCGTCGTGGCTGGCATCGTGCGGGCGGCACCCCCCTCCACCGCCTGA